The Terriglobia bacterium genome contains the following window.
GAGCAGGGAGGGCGCAAAGGGCCGCCACCATTCCCGGAACTTCACGGCGTTGTTGACCTTGGCGTTCATCTCCGGATCGCGAGGGTCGGCCAGGATGGAGCGGCTGCCCAGGGCGCGCGGGCCAAACTCCATGCGCCCCTGAAACCAGCCGAGAATCCGGCCCTGGGAGAGAAGCTCGGCGGCGGTGAGTGCGGGATCGGCCAGGGCGCGGTAGCGCAGCTTGTAGGTGCGCAGCGCGGCTTCGATCTGCGCGTCGGTAAACGCCGGCCCCAGGTAGGCATGCCGCATGGGCTTGTTGGGCAGGCGGCCGCCGTTCTCGAGGTACGGTGCGAGGGCCGCGCCGAGCGCCACGCCGTCGTCGGCCGCGGCGGGCTGCACGAAGATTTTGTCCACGAGGCCGGAAGCGGCGATCTTGCCGTTGGCTTTGGAATTGAGGGCCACGCCGCCCGCGAGGCAGACGTTGCGGCTGCCGGTTTTCTCCACGGCCATGCGCACCAGGTTGAGCATGGCGGTTTCGCAGGCCTCCTGCACGGCGTAGGCGACGTTCTTGTAGTGGTCGTCAATTTCGCTCTCGGGGATGCGCGCCGGGCCGAGGCGGGTGACGATGCCGTCAAGCGAACCGGAAGCGCTCTCCTGGAAGAGTTTGGTATGCACGCGGTATGGCGCAGCGTGGAGGTCGATGAACGCGCTGAGGTCCACGCCGGGCTTGCCGTACGGCGCCAGGCCCATGACCTTCCATTCGTCGCTGTATTTCTGAAAGCCCAGGTACTGCGTGAATTCGGCGTAGAAGAGGCCGAGCGAATTCGGCCAGAGGATGGTGAGCACGTGCTCGAGGCGGCCGTCGCGGCCGTGCCAGAGGGAGGTGGCTTCCCACGCGCCGCGCCCGTCCATGACCACCACGGCGGCCTCGCCGTAGCCGGAGTAGCCGAAGGTGCTGAGGGCATGGGCGAGATGGTGGTCCACAAAGCGCATGCGGGCCCTGGTGCGGCCGAAGTGCTGGGTGAAGCGCTTGGCGCCGCCCTGCTGGTGCCACATGCTGAGGAAATAGCGGGTGGAATTGAGGAGATTGAGATAGGTGAGGGGCTGGCGGCCGGTAGCGTAGCACTTCAGGTCGTGCCGGTAGAGCGGCCCCGGCGCCTGCCAGCCGAAGCACACTTCGTCGAGGTCGCCCGGCTGGGCCTGGGTGAAATCCAAGCAGGCGCGAATAGCCAGGTGCGGGAAGCCCGGGTCATGCTTGAGGCGGCTGAGGCGCTCTTCGGCGACGGCGAAGAGCAACTCGCCGTCGCGCACGATGCACGCCGAGGAATCGTGCATCTGCGAATAGTTGATCCCCAGGGTCAGCATTTGGTCTCAGGCCTTTCCCGCGGCTTTCACGCCGCAGCACCACGCCATGGGAGTATTCTCCCCGGCCATCTCCCGGACCTCGCCGCCCGCGGCGCGCACCAGCTCGGCAATGCGCGGTGCGGCGATGGCCGCGCCGCGCCAGCTTTTGCCGGCCGCGCTGGAGTCCAAGCCGAGGGCGGAGGCCGCGGCGCGGCTCACGGCGCCCAGATTTGCCGACCACAGGGCGTCCACGATGCCCCAGGCCAGGCGCCCGCGCCAGTTCATGGTGGGGGCAAAGCCGCCGTTGAACTGGAAGAGGATGGTGCCGCCGGGGCGCAGCACGCGCAGCATCTCCCGGATGTACTGGAGAACGAGGGTTTCCTCGGGGAGATGTTGCAGCACCAGATAGCTGAAGACGAAATCCATGGAGCCGGAAGCGACGCAGGAGAGATCGGAGCCGTTGCTGAGCAGCCAGAGGATATTTTTCTGCTCGCTGTGAATCTGGCGGGCGCGCGCGAGCATTTCGCGGGAAAGGTCGAAGGCGTAGACGCGCGTGAAACGGCGCGCGAAGCTGTGAGTCATGCGCCCCGCGCCGCAGCCCAGCTCGAGCATCCGCTGGCCGGTGGCGGGCAGGCCGCAGCGCGCGAGCGCGGGCACGACTAGCCGCTGGAAGTCCTCTTCGCCGGAGGCCAGGAAGGAGGCCAGGTCCCATTCCTTGCGCCAGGAAGCGATGTAGTGAAAGGCGTTTTTCCGGGCGCGTTCGTCCCAGTCCCGGCGCATCGTCTTGGTCACGGGTGAACTCACCAGCGATTCCTTTTCTGCACGAGCTCTGCACGGCCGGCGGTGCATCCCGGAAGCTCTTCAAAACGGGAAGTTGCGCCATCCCAGGTGTTCCGCCGCCGGCGCGCCTGCGCGGCCCGCCCGGGGCACTCGCTCAGTTCGCACGAAGCACTCACGAGGGTCAGGCGGAGTGGCTCCGCTACCGCCTGCACGATTTCCGTAACACAGCTCACCGCTTCGGCTGGAATGCCGCGCGCCGGAAGCCAGCCAGAAAGAGCCGCGGCGCAGACCAGGAAGCGGTGCTGGCCTGAAAACGGCGGCAGCGCTGCGCGCACTCCACTTACCCGACCGAAACACCCGGCTCCGAGCCTTTTCACGTGTCCATCCATTTTTCCAAAACAGGCGCGGCGGGCGTTGCTTCTCCGAATAAACTCCTGATTCTGCTCAGGCCCTTCACCGTGTACCAATTTCGCAGGCGATAGAAGCTGCGTGGCGGGAGAAGCAAAGAAATTCCGAGCGCCATCGCCTGAAAAACGCGGTAGCCCGCACTGCACTTCCGGTAGGACAAGCGGTAAGCCGTGCGCTCTGCTTGAAAGGTCCGCCACGTCGCGCCGCCGTCGAGCGAGAGCCGCATGCGCTCGGCATCCACCCAGATGGATTCCAGCACAGCACGCACGACCGTCTCCGGACATCCGGCTTCGGCTAACTTGGGTGGAAGGACGCGCAAGAGGGCCGACAGCACGGCTTCCTTCCGGCGAAGTTTGGCAGAGTCCTGTGAATTGAACTGGTAAAGATTCTCGGAATGCATGCGGTAGTAAAACAAAGGTGCGTCGAGAACCAGCACCGTGCCGAGGGCCGTAGCCAGGGTGAAGAGGAATTCATCCGCTTCAATGATAAGTTCTTCCGGCACGGGCAGGATGCGTTCCAGGAGGCTGCGGCGGAGCGTCAGCCGGCTGGTTCCGAGAAAGGCGCGAAGGTGCGAGAAAAGACGCGCAGCCGTCACGTCCTTCAAGGACAAGCGAACCGTTTTCTCCGGTACGACGAGAAGGGGCGCCCGCTCATCCGGAAAAACTTCGTAGAGACCGTGACCCACGGCACCGAGGCCGGGATTCGCTCGCAGGCATTCGCAGACTGTGCGCAGCTTCCCGGGGGCCCACCAGTCGTCTCCGTCGAGGAAGGCGATGATCTCGCCGCGGCACTCGGCAATGCCGGCATTGAAGGCCGAAGCCTGGCCGCCGTTAGCTTTGCGCAGGACGCGAATTTGCGGCGCAAAGCGGCGCAGGATCTCCGGCGTGCGGTCGGTCGAGCCGTCGTCCACGACGAGAATTTCGCGGTCTTCGGCGGGAAAATCCTGGTCCAGGACGCTGCGCAGCGCCTGCTCGATGAAGCGCTCGTGATTATAGGTGTCCACCAGGACGGAGACGAACGGCCGCGTCATTGCTTTGCCTTCTCCATGTTGTTCATCGCGCGCCGGGCGCCGCGCGCAGTTGCTGCTCCTGGGATTCGATGATCTGCTGCAGGATCTCGTCGAGCCCCACGGTAATGCGCCAATTCGGGTAATCACTCTGGAACTTCTTCAGGTTCGAGATGTAGCAGATGTGGTCGCCCTTGCGCGCCTGGTCCACGTAGTTCCATTTCAGCTTCTTGCCGCTCATTCGCTCGATGCGCGCGATGGCCTCCAGCATGGAGACGCTGTTGGCACGCCCGCCGCCCAGGTTGTAGACCTCGCCGGGGCGGGGATTGGCGGCAAACTCCTCGATGGCGCGCACCACGTCGTGGCTGTGAATGTTGTCGCGCACCTGCTTGCCTTTGTAGCCGAAAACGGAATAGGTGCCGCCGGTGAGCGTTACTTTCACCAGGTAGGAGAGAAAGCCGTGCAGCTCCACCCCGGAATGCGCCGGCCCGGTCAGGCAGCCCCCGCGGAAGATGCCCACCTTCATCCCGAAGTAGCGCCCATATTCCTGCGCGACGAGGTCCGCGGCGGCCTTGGAGGCGCCGAAGAGCGAGTGCAGGGTGCGGTCGATGCGGCAGGTTTCGGCGATGCCGTCGTAATCTTCCGGGCGCGCGTAGTCGTAGCGGGTCTCGAGCTCTTTCAGCGGCACCTCGTTGGGCGCGTCGCCGTAGACCTTGTTGGTGCTGAGGAAAACGAAGACCGCCTCCGGGCAGTGCTGGCGTGTGGCTTCCAGGAGATTCACC
Protein-coding sequences here:
- a CDS encoding glycosyltransferase; amino-acid sequence: MTRPFVSVLVDTYNHERFIEQALRSVLDQDFPAEDREILVVDDGSTDRTPEILRRFAPQIRVLRKANGGQASAFNAGIAECRGEIIAFLDGDDWWAPGKLRTVCECLRANPGLGAVGHGLYEVFPDERAPLLVVPEKTVRLSLKDVTAARLFSHLRAFLGTSRLTLRRSLLERILPVPEELIIEADEFLFTLATALGTVLVLDAPLFYYRMHSENLYQFNSQDSAKLRRKEAVLSALLRVLPPKLAEAGCPETVVRAVLESIWVDAERMRLSLDGGATWRTFQAERTAYRLSYRKCSAGYRVFQAMALGISLLLPPRSFYRLRNWYTVKGLSRIRSLFGEATPAAPVLEKWMDT
- a CDS encoding class I SAM-dependent methyltransferase — translated: MSSPVTKTMRRDWDERARKNAFHYIASWRKEWDLASFLASGEEDFQRLVVPALARCGLPATGQRMLELGCGAGRMTHSFARRFTRVYAFDLSREMLARARQIHSEQKNILWLLSNGSDLSCVASGSMDFVFSYLVLQHLPEETLVLQYIREMLRVLRPGGTILFQFNGGFAPTMNWRGRLAWGIVDALWSANLGAVSRAAASALGLDSSAAGKSWRGAAIAAPRIAELVRAAGGEVREMAGENTPMAWCCGVKAAGKA
- a CDS encoding carbamoyltransferase, which codes for MLTLGINYSQMHDSSACIVRDGELLFAVAEERLSRLKHDPGFPHLAIRACLDFTQAQPGDLDEVCFGWQAPGPLYRHDLKCYATGRQPLTYLNLLNSTRYFLSMWHQQGGAKRFTQHFGRTRARMRFVDHHLAHALSTFGYSGYGEAAVVVMDGRGAWEATSLWHGRDGRLEHVLTILWPNSLGLFYAEFTQYLGFQKYSDEWKVMGLAPYGKPGVDLSAFIDLHAAPYRVHTKLFQESASGSLDGIVTRLGPARIPESEIDDHYKNVAYAVQEACETAMLNLVRMAVEKTGSRNVCLAGGVALNSKANGKIAASGLVDKIFVQPAAADDGVALGAALAPYLENGGRLPNKPMRHAYLGPAFTDAQIEAALRTYKLRYRALADPALTAAELLSQGRILGWFQGRMEFGPRALGSRSILADPRDPEMNAKVNNAVKFREWWRPFAPSLLAEKASEYIESATDSPFMILTAQVKPEKRCVIPSVTHVDGSARPQTVEKAINPLYWRLIDEFGKRTGVYVVMNTSFNLRGEAIVHTPTDAIRTFFSSGMDALLIGSFLVEK
- a CDS encoding NAD-dependent epimerase/dehydratase family protein — encoded protein: MVCPRFRRAGGGRFQRRSRRPSKSRLFLSSGWRKRRVAGPGGPGELCSAGPRQKVLHHGGRYTPPVGARVAPQLLAALGRGKEKSSGPGKQGVVFTLGSDSPHPSPLGTEVRRRRRNHALSARNILVTGSSGLIGSEAVEHFDRQGHRVVGVDNNMRRVFFGAPGDTTWNLERLKRATKNFTHADLDIRDRDALGELFRAHRFDLIVHCAAQPSHDKARDIPLLDFEVNAMGTVNLLEATRQHCPEAVFVFLSTNKVYGDAPNEVPLKELETRYDYARPEDYDGIAETCRIDRTLHSLFGASKAAADLVAQEYGRYFGMKVGIFRGGCLTGPAHSGVELHGFLSYLVKVTLTGGTYSVFGYKGKQVRDNIHSHDVVRAIEEFAANPRPGEVYNLGGGRANSVSMLEAIARIERMSGKKLKWNYVDQARKGDHICYISNLKKFQSDYPNWRITVGLDEILQQIIESQEQQLRAAPGAR